The Corynebacterium camporealensis genome contains a region encoding:
- a CDS encoding Tex family protein, whose amino-acid sequence MIASTIAAELNLPQSGVQAALDLLEQGNTVPFIARYRKEATGGLDDTQLRQIEERATYLRELEERKQTVLAAIEEQGKLDDALRARIEACETKARLEDLCLPYKKRRKTKADTAREAGLEPLTDALIDDPAADPEALAGEYLSEGFPEAKKALEGARAILIDRFALDADLVGQVREKMFNEGTMRAGVVAGKENEGAKYKDYFDFSEPFASLPSHRILALLRGESEGVLQLHLDAGEDAEYQDLIARRFDLATDRSAWLSDAVRWGWRTKLYVSSGLDTRMRLKEIAEEGALQVFAKNLRDVLLAAPAGQRATLGLDPGYRNGVKCAVIDPTGKVLDTAIVYPHQPQNRWSQAVEKLSTLAAQYSIDLIAVGNGTASRESEKLAGEVADWIVKAGGKRPTPVVVSESGASVYSASPLAEEEFPDMDVSLRGAVSIARRLQDPLAELVKIDPKAIGVGQYQHDVNQSALARTLDGVVEDAVNGVGVDLNTASAPLLERVAGVNATIAGNIVAYRDEHGSFHSRKELKKVPRLGPKAFEQSAGFLRINAGSDPLDASAVHPEAYPVVARIADSTGLSVKELIGNTRVLQKLRPADFADDTFGEPTVVDIIAELDKPGRDPRPEFKTATFKEGVNKVSDLTPGMILEGTVTNVAAFGAFVDVGVHQDGLVHVSAMSHKYVSDPHEVVRSGEVVKVKVMDVDVERQRIGLSLRLDDEPGQDRAHRKNKEKRRAPRKKEKGGQRGIAKQGSMADALKKAGLA is encoded by the coding sequence ATGATCGCTTCGACGATCGCTGCTGAACTGAACCTGCCCCAGTCGGGCGTCCAGGCGGCGTTGGACCTGCTTGAGCAGGGTAATACGGTGCCGTTTATTGCCCGTTATCGCAAGGAAGCAACGGGTGGGCTGGATGATACCCAGCTGCGCCAGATTGAAGAGCGCGCCACCTACCTGCGCGAGCTGGAGGAGCGCAAGCAGACGGTGTTGGCGGCCATCGAGGAGCAGGGCAAGCTTGACGATGCACTCCGCGCCCGCATCGAAGCCTGCGAGACCAAAGCACGCCTCGAAGACCTCTGCCTGCCGTATAAGAAGCGCCGCAAGACCAAGGCGGATACCGCACGCGAGGCGGGCCTGGAGCCGCTGACTGACGCGCTTATCGACGACCCTGCCGCGGACCCGGAGGCGCTGGCAGGGGAGTACCTGAGTGAAGGATTCCCTGAAGCCAAGAAGGCACTGGAGGGCGCCCGCGCGATTCTCATTGACCGCTTTGCACTGGATGCAGACCTGGTGGGCCAGGTGCGCGAGAAGATGTTTAACGAGGGCACCATGCGCGCTGGCGTGGTTGCCGGCAAGGAAAACGAAGGCGCGAAGTACAAGGACTACTTTGATTTCTCCGAGCCTTTTGCCTCCCTGCCCTCGCACCGCATCCTGGCGCTGCTGCGCGGTGAGAGCGAAGGCGTACTGCAGCTCCACCTCGATGCCGGTGAGGACGCGGAGTACCAGGACCTGATTGCCCGTCGCTTCGACCTGGCCACGGACCGCTCGGCATGGCTTTCCGATGCCGTGCGCTGGGGCTGGCGCACCAAACTCTATGTCTCCTCCGGACTGGATACCCGCATGCGCCTCAAAGAAATCGCCGAAGAGGGCGCATTGCAGGTCTTCGCGAAGAACCTGCGCGACGTGCTGCTGGCAGCACCTGCAGGCCAGCGCGCCACCTTGGGTCTGGACCCGGGCTATCGCAATGGCGTGAAGTGCGCGGTTATCGATCCGACCGGCAAGGTGCTCGATACCGCGATTGTGTATCCGCACCAGCCGCAGAACCGGTGGTCGCAGGCTGTCGAGAAGCTCTCCACGCTGGCAGCGCAGTATTCGATCGATCTGATTGCGGTGGGCAACGGTACGGCCTCGCGCGAGTCGGAAAAACTTGCCGGCGAAGTCGCGGACTGGATTGTCAAGGCGGGCGGGAAGCGCCCGACGCCGGTGGTGGTCTCGGAATCGGGTGCGTCGGTGTACTCGGCATCCCCGCTGGCCGAAGAGGAATTCCCGGATATGGATGTTTCCCTGCGCGGTGCGGTCTCGATTGCGCGTCGCCTGCAGGACCCGCTGGCCGAATTGGTCAAGATCGACCCGAAGGCGATCGGTGTCGGCCAGTACCAGCACGACGTTAACCAGTCTGCGCTGGCTCGTACCCTGGACGGTGTCGTGGAAGACGCCGTCAACGGTGTCGGCGTGGATCTGAATACTGCCTCGGCACCCCTGCTCGAGCGCGTCGCCGGCGTCAACGCCACCATTGCCGGCAACATCGTGGCCTACCGCGACGAACACGGCAGCTTTCACTCCCGCAAGGAGCTCAAGAAGGTTCCACGTCTGGGACCGAAGGCTTTCGAGCAATCCGCAGGCTTCCTGCGCATCAACGCCGGTTCCGATCCGTTGGACGCCTCGGCAGTCCACCCGGAGGCCTACCCGGTGGTCGCGCGCATTGCTGATTCCACGGGCTTGAGCGTTAAGGAGCTCATCGGCAACACCCGTGTGCTGCAGAAGCTGCGCCCGGCTGATTTTGCTGATGACACCTTCGGTGAGCCGACCGTGGTCGATATCATCGCCGAGCTGGACAAGCCCGGCCGCGACCCGCGCCCGGAGTTTAAGACCGCCACCTTCAAAGAAGGTGTGAACAAGGTATCCGACTTGACCCCTGGCATGATTTTGGAGGGCACGGTCACCAACGTCGCGGCCTTCGGCGCCTTCGTCGACGTCGGAGTCCACCAGGACGGCCTGGTGCACGTCTCGGCCATGAGCCACAAGTACGTCTCCGACCCGCACGAGGTCGTGCGCTCTGGCGAAGTGGTCAAGGTCAAAGTCATGGATGTCGATGTCGAGCGCCAGCGCATCGGATTGTCGCTGCGCCTCGACGATGAGCCCGGGCAGGACCGGGCTCATCGGAAAAACAAGGAAAAGCGCCGCGCCCCGCGGAAGAAGGAGAAGGGCGGACAACGAGGCATCGCAAAGCAAGGCTCCATGGCCGACGCGCTGAAGAAGGCTGGTCTGGCCTAG
- the trmD gene encoding tRNA (guanosine(37)-N1)-methyltransferase TrmD has translation MRLDVITIFPEYLDPLRHALLGKAIEQGKLAVGVHDLRQWATDRHKSVDDTPFGGGPGMVMKPEVWGPALDDVATGSTSTPDLESSLPHLNKPRRDDVAGVTPQGYGGGEEGIDKPLLIVPTPAGKPFTQADAQAWSAEQHIVFACGRYEGIDQRVVEDAEKRYRVREVSIGDYVLIGGEVATLVIAEAVVRLVPGVLGNQRSHEEDSFSDGLLEGPSYTKPRQWRGLEVPEVLTSGNHAKVDRWRREQSLLRTWQHRPELLDDVELSKADRAFLDSLRD, from the coding sequence GTGAGACTCGATGTCATCACCATTTTCCCCGAGTACCTCGACCCGCTGCGCCACGCGCTGTTAGGCAAGGCCATCGAACAGGGCAAGCTCGCCGTCGGCGTACACGACCTGCGCCAGTGGGCCACCGACCGGCACAAATCCGTCGATGACACTCCCTTTGGCGGCGGGCCCGGCATGGTCATGAAGCCTGAGGTCTGGGGCCCTGCGCTTGACGATGTTGCCACCGGCAGCACTTCCACCCCCGACCTGGAAAGTTCCTTACCGCACCTGAACAAGCCGCGTCGCGACGATGTGGCAGGGGTGACCCCGCAAGGATATGGTGGGGGAGAAGAAGGCATCGATAAGCCATTGCTCATCGTGCCGACTCCTGCGGGAAAGCCTTTTACCCAGGCCGATGCACAGGCGTGGTCGGCGGAGCAGCACATCGTGTTTGCGTGCGGGCGTTATGAGGGCATTGACCAGCGCGTGGTCGAGGACGCCGAGAAGCGCTACCGCGTGCGCGAGGTCTCCATTGGCGATTACGTGCTTATCGGTGGCGAGGTCGCCACGCTCGTGATCGCCGAGGCCGTCGTGCGCCTCGTCCCCGGCGTGCTGGGCAATCAGCGCTCGCACGAGGAGGATTCCTTCTCCGACGGCCTGCTGGAAGGCCCGAGCTACACCAAACCGCGTCAGTGGCGCGGGCTGGAGGTCCCGGAGGTGTTGACCTCGGGCAATCACGCCAAGGTGGACCGCTGGCGTCGCGAGCAATCCCTGCTGCGTACCTGGCAGCACCGTCCCGAACTGCTCGACGACGTCGAGCTGAGCAAGGCTGACCGCGCGTTCCTGGACAGCCTGCGCGACTAG
- the rimM gene encoding ribosome maturation factor RimM (Essential for efficient processing of 16S rRNA) has protein sequence MDLHIGRVIKSHGIKGEVVIEPTTDEPEVRFAVGEVLTGQQAGKEHQLTITAARPHKGRLLVRFEEIPDRTAADSLRGTKFFAPPLDHDDDEGFYDHELEGLHALIDGSVVGTITGITHGPTQSLLEVRLDSGKEALVPFVEEIVPEVDLEAGTLTMDPPEGLLDL, from the coding sequence ATGGATTTACACATTGGGCGGGTTATCAAATCCCACGGTATTAAAGGCGAAGTGGTCATCGAACCGACCACGGATGAGCCAGAGGTGCGTTTCGCAGTCGGTGAGGTGCTCACAGGCCAGCAGGCCGGCAAGGAGCACCAGCTCACCATTACTGCCGCCCGCCCGCACAAGGGCCGCCTGCTGGTGCGTTTTGAAGAAATCCCGGACCGTACCGCCGCTGATAGCCTGCGCGGTACCAAGTTCTTCGCCCCACCGTTAGACCACGACGACGATGAGGGCTTCTACGACCATGAGCTGGAAGGTTTGCACGCGCTTATCGATGGCTCCGTCGTCGGCACCATCACCGGCATCACTCACGGCCCCACCCAATCCTTGTTGGAAGTTCGCTTAGATAGCGGCAAGGAGGCCCTGGTGCCGTTCGTGGAAGAAATCGTGCCCGAGGTCGACCTGGAGGCCGGCACGCTCACGATGGATCCGCCGGAAGGACTACTGGACCTGTGA
- the rpsP gene encoding 30S ribosomal protein S16: MAVKIKLQRMGKIRNAEYRVVIADARTRRAGRVIENIGIYQPKQEPSLIQIDSERAQYWLGVGAQPTEPVLALLKVTGDWQKHKGLPGAEGTLKVAEEKPSKLDLFNAALAEANEGPSIEAITQKKQKAKEEAEAKKAKEEAEAAAAAEAEADAEEKAEESAE, encoded by the coding sequence ATGGCCGTTAAGATCAAGCTGCAGCGTATGGGTAAGATCCGTAACGCTGAGTACCGCGTTGTCATCGCTGATGCCCGCACCCGTCGTGCAGGCCGCGTCATCGAGAACATCGGCATCTACCAGCCGAAGCAGGAGCCATCCCTCATCCAGATCGATTCCGAGCGCGCACAGTACTGGCTGGGCGTTGGCGCACAGCCGACCGAGCCGGTTCTCGCACTGCTGAAGGTCACTGGCGACTGGCAGAAGCACAAGGGCCTGCCGGGCGCTGAGGGCACCCTGAAGGTGGCCGAGGAGAAGCCGTCCAAGCTGGACCTGTTCAACGCTGCTCTGGCTGAGGCCAACGAGGGCCCGTCCATCGAGGCTATTACCCAGAAGAAGCAGAAGGCCAAGGAAGAAGCTGAGGCCAAGAAGGCTAAGGAAGAAGCAGAGGCTGCTGCCGCTGCTGAGGCCGAGGCTGACGCTGAGGAGAAGGCTGAAGAGTCCGCCGAGTAA
- a CDS encoding acyltransferase family protein: MTKESPRNFRYRYDLDGLRGIAIGLVVIYHVFVGRVSGGVDVFLLLSGYFFLGSQLRYAGKPNASLNPWWPIWRTLRRLVPALVLTVGVTYLLVRFITPQQMRDEFTSQITASLLYFQNWELASQDADYAAASASTSPLQHLWSMSVQGQFYLAAIVFALILAAVMRLRPSTPKMAARRFPTVHQIAGPILIVVTIASFIYASRFGLYGTPDNYYSTFSRAWELTLGAVLAIYGAKLVLPSRLADVATGFGMLCLIFTGALIADSTAYPGPLSLLPLGGAVLIILGGGGRISKAMASKQARWLGDIAYPLYLWHWPLLIVSTVALEMEQPTWWLGIIIVLVSLVLADLTHRFIEKPLRQHRKRPLADDLPVNRALSSMRQPAGAFRAAGGVLVGICVIAVLAIQPLRANQVTSAEGQNLDPQQYPGVMAFVDDLEAPEGMEVKPDPILVGGIMPPVATQHCFVAEGLPADFIPELDKDGNPCIFGDPDAEKTVYLVGGSHAEQWASPLDKLGKEMGFKLVPMLRQACPIELGPEATVTPECAEWGQLVTDRIVEEKPDLVVSNTTRPQGAFGHGPDLVPAGYVAFWDVLAENDIPFMGFRDNPWGFDGEGAPVEFDECYIGTEDAVGCGMRAEQVYEPVDPGSVMLANYENMLAIDTAPWFCNAEGECPVVIGNIMAYRDMHHISNALADSAKPLIADAMRPFLEGERVQQQMPALPDEAPLPTSEPAAPPVVEEAPEVGNPVPYPGVAAGTAV, from the coding sequence ATGACTAAAGAATCTCCCCGAAATTTTCGTTACCGTTATGACCTCGACGGTCTCCGCGGCATCGCTATCGGACTTGTGGTCATCTACCACGTCTTCGTCGGCCGCGTCTCCGGCGGCGTGGACGTCTTCCTGCTGCTTTCTGGCTATTTCTTCTTAGGCTCGCAGCTGCGTTATGCGGGCAAACCTAATGCGTCGCTGAATCCTTGGTGGCCCATTTGGCGTACTTTACGACGCCTCGTCCCCGCCCTGGTCCTCACCGTCGGCGTGACCTATCTGCTGGTGCGTTTTATTACCCCGCAGCAGATGCGCGATGAGTTCACCAGCCAAATCACTGCCTCATTGTTGTACTTCCAGAACTGGGAGTTAGCGTCGCAGGATGCGGATTACGCGGCGGCATCGGCAAGCACCTCGCCTTTGCAGCACCTGTGGTCGATGTCGGTGCAGGGCCAGTTCTACCTGGCGGCCATCGTGTTTGCCTTGATTTTGGCTGCGGTGATGCGCCTGCGCCCGTCCACGCCGAAGATGGCAGCGCGACGCTTTCCGACGGTCCACCAGATCGCCGGACCGATTTTGATCGTGGTGACCATTGCGTCGTTTATTTATGCTTCGCGCTTTGGTCTGTACGGCACTCCGGATAACTACTACTCCACCTTCTCTCGTGCGTGGGAGTTGACCTTAGGCGCGGTCCTGGCGATTTATGGTGCCAAGCTGGTACTACCTTCCCGCCTGGCCGATGTCGCTACCGGCTTTGGTATGCTGTGCCTGATTTTTACCGGCGCACTGATTGCTGATTCCACCGCCTACCCGGGCCCGCTGTCCCTACTGCCGCTGGGTGGCGCCGTACTGATTATTCTGGGCGGCGGTGGCCGAATTTCGAAGGCGATGGCCTCCAAGCAGGCCCGCTGGCTGGGTGATATCGCCTACCCGCTGTACCTGTGGCACTGGCCACTGCTCATTGTCTCTACCGTGGCGCTCGAGATGGAACAGCCCACCTGGTGGTTGGGCATCATCATTGTGCTGGTCTCACTGGTGCTGGCGGACTTGACGCACCGGTTCATCGAAAAGCCTTTGCGCCAGCACCGCAAGCGCCCGCTTGCCGATGACCTGCCGGTCAACCGCGCGCTGTCTTCCATGCGCCAGCCAGCCGGTGCCTTCCGTGCTGCCGGTGGTGTGCTGGTGGGTATCTGCGTGATTGCGGTGCTAGCGATTCAGCCGCTGCGCGCGAACCAGGTGACCTCGGCAGAGGGCCAGAACCTGGATCCGCAGCAGTACCCTGGCGTGATGGCTTTTGTCGACGACCTCGAGGCGCCTGAGGGCATGGAGGTCAAACCGGATCCGATTCTGGTTGGTGGCATCATGCCGCCGGTGGCCACCCAGCACTGTTTCGTGGCTGAAGGCCTGCCTGCTGACTTCATCCCCGAGCTGGATAAGGACGGCAATCCGTGTATCTTCGGCGACCCGGATGCAGAGAAGACCGTCTATCTGGTTGGTGGCTCGCACGCGGAACAGTGGGCGTCGCCGCTGGATAAGTTGGGCAAGGAAATGGGCTTTAAGCTCGTGCCGATGCTGCGTCAGGCCTGCCCGATTGAGCTGGGCCCGGAAGCAACCGTCACCCCGGAGTGCGCCGAGTGGGGTCAGCTGGTCACCGACCGCATCGTCGAAGAAAAGCCGGATTTGGTGGTGTCGAATACCACCCGTCCGCAGGGTGCCTTTGGCCATGGCCCGGACCTGGTGCCGGCTGGCTATGTGGCCTTCTGGGACGTACTGGCCGAAAATGATATTCCGTTTATGGGCTTCCGCGATAATCCGTGGGGCTTTGACGGCGAAGGTGCACCGGTCGAATTCGACGAGTGCTACATCGGTACCGAGGATGCCGTCGGTTGTGGCATGCGTGCCGAGCAGGTCTACGAACCTGTCGACCCAGGTTCGGTGATGCTGGCGAACTACGAAAACATGCTCGCTATCGATACCGCGCCGTGGTTCTGCAACGCTGAAGGCGAGTGCCCGGTCGTGATTGGCAACATCATGGCGTACCGCGATATGCACCACATCTCGAATGCGTTGGCTGATTCCGCCAAGCCTTTGATTGCTGATGCCATGCGTCCCTTCCTCGAGGGCGAGCGCGTCCAGCAACAAATGCCTGCGCTTCCCGATGAAGCCCCGCTGCCCACCTCCGAACCTGCCGCCCCACCAGTGGTCGAGGAGGCCCCGGAAGTCGGCAACCCGGTGCCGTATCCGGGCGTGGCGGCCGGTACTGCGGTATAA
- a CDS encoding HNH endonuclease signature motif containing protein yields MTTEEDALSVYRQPGLTLLQHSLERPGALARGLDMTYQEVSAWKHAARIYFGPTRFTSKQKEAVRLADGYSISRLLRIERFAKRVEDESERWRFRLDALAFDGTADELCRYLKSETEEKSIPPVEPKRGTNVIQHSENTWSFTMRDEPARIAQLLKSLGVTGSEERLDKIWSMLSDGGQLAEPAYRSVIAIGLDDFMKVIGGQGDDVVLGCSDGTTMTGAEYLAHLLAGRIGQDMFAGLYHPCEGPVNLYECRAASFKQRILAISEQLACAWDNCPTPSDHCEVHHIVGHKMGGQTKPTNLTMLCKYHNGVIGSTDPTDMHGPRPKRGYVRRDDGRVVYQPPGKEPPRTNPRPAAKLGAMALV; encoded by the coding sequence ATGACCACCGAAGAAGACGCACTGAGCGTATACCGCCAGCCCGGGTTGACTCTGCTCCAGCACTCGCTGGAGCGCCCGGGCGCGCTCGCGCGTGGGTTGGACATGACCTACCAGGAAGTCTCTGCCTGGAAGCACGCCGCCCGCATCTACTTCGGCCCGACCCGCTTTACTAGTAAGCAAAAAGAAGCCGTCCGCTTGGCTGACGGCTACTCGATTTCCCGTCTGCTGCGCATTGAGCGCTTTGCCAAGCGCGTTGAGGATGAATCAGAACGCTGGCGCTTCCGTCTCGATGCCCTGGCGTTTGATGGTACTGCGGACGAGCTGTGCCGCTACCTCAAGTCCGAGACGGAAGAGAAATCCATCCCACCGGTGGAGCCCAAACGTGGCACGAACGTGATTCAGCACAGTGAGAACACCTGGAGTTTCACGATGCGTGATGAACCAGCGCGCATCGCACAGCTGCTGAAGTCACTGGGCGTGACGGGTTCTGAGGAACGCCTGGACAAAATCTGGTCAATGCTTTCTGACGGCGGTCAGCTGGCCGAGCCTGCCTATCGCAGCGTTATTGCTATTGGGCTGGATGACTTTATGAAGGTCATTGGCGGCCAGGGTGATGACGTGGTGCTGGGCTGTTCGGATGGTACCACCATGACCGGCGCCGAATACTTGGCGCACCTTCTGGCAGGCCGGATAGGCCAAGACATGTTTGCAGGGCTCTACCACCCGTGTGAGGGCCCGGTGAACCTGTACGAGTGCCGTGCGGCGAGCTTCAAGCAGCGCATCCTGGCTATCTCGGAGCAGTTGGCCTGTGCGTGGGATAACTGCCCGACTCCGTCGGATCACTGCGAGGTTCACCACATCGTGGGCCACAAGATGGGTGGTCAGACCAAGCCGACGAACCTGACGATGTTGTGTAAGTACCACAACGGAGTGATAGGCAGTACCGACCCCACTGACATGCACGGCCCGCGGCCCAAACGCGGATATGTGCGACGGGATGATGGTCGGGTGGTCTACCAGCCACCGGGTAAGGAACCGCCCAGAACCAACCCGCGCCCCGCGGCGAAGTTGGGCGCGATGGCGTTAGTGTAA
- the ffh gene encoding signal recognition particle protein codes for MFESLSDRLQSALSGLRGKGKLTEADINATAREIRLALLEADVSLTVVRGFIKRIKQRAAGAEVSEALNPAQQVIKIVNEELIDILGGETRRINLAKNPPTVIMLAGLQGAGKTTLAGKLAKHLAKQGHTPMLVACDLQRPGAVQQLEIVGKRADVTTFAPDPGTSLDSHEHEMGTSHGDPVAVAQQGIEEAKRSQHDVVIIDTAGRLGIDETLMTQARNIRDAVNPDEVFFVIDSMIGQDAVQTAEAFRDGVDFTGVVLTKLDGDARGGAALSIREVTGKPIMYASSGEKLEDFDVFHPERMASRILGMGDMLSLIEQAEATLDQEKAQAAATKISSGEMTLNDFLDQMLMIRKMGPIGNLLKMMPGGKQMNDMAAMVDEKQLDRIQAIIRGMTPAERENPKILNASRRKRIANGSGVTVSDVNQLIERFNEAKKMMSKMAGQFGMGGGRKATKKKPKGRKGKNGKRKKGKGRGGNRGPQMPGGGMPGMPGGMPGMPGGMPSMEDLQKMQQQMGGGGGMPGMPGGMKMPPGMENIDLDNLNFGKGKK; via the coding sequence GTGTTTGAGTCTCTATCAGACCGCCTGCAATCCGCCCTGTCTGGCTTGCGCGGAAAAGGCAAGCTGACCGAAGCCGACATTAACGCCACCGCGCGTGAAATCCGCCTGGCCCTGCTCGAAGCCGACGTCTCGCTGACCGTGGTGCGCGGCTTTATCAAGCGCATCAAGCAGCGGGCGGCCGGCGCTGAAGTTTCTGAGGCGTTGAACCCGGCCCAGCAGGTTATCAAGATCGTCAACGAGGAGCTCATCGACATCCTCGGTGGCGAAACCCGCCGAATCAACCTGGCCAAGAACCCGCCGACCGTCATCATGCTGGCTGGTCTGCAAGGTGCCGGTAAGACCACCCTGGCCGGCAAGCTGGCCAAGCACCTCGCCAAGCAGGGCCATACCCCAATGCTGGTCGCCTGTGACCTGCAGCGTCCAGGTGCGGTGCAGCAGCTGGAAATCGTCGGCAAGCGTGCCGACGTCACCACGTTTGCCCCAGACCCGGGCACCTCGCTGGATTCCCACGAGCACGAGATGGGCACCTCGCATGGTGACCCGGTGGCGGTGGCCCAGCAGGGTATCGAGGAAGCCAAGCGCAGCCAGCACGACGTGGTCATTATCGATACCGCAGGTCGCCTCGGTATTGACGAGACCCTGATGACCCAGGCGCGCAACATTCGCGATGCGGTCAACCCGGACGAGGTCTTCTTCGTCATCGACTCCATGATCGGCCAGGACGCCGTCCAGACCGCCGAGGCCTTCCGCGATGGCGTCGACTTCACCGGCGTCGTCCTGACCAAGCTGGATGGCGATGCCCGCGGTGGCGCCGCGCTGTCCATCCGTGAGGTCACCGGCAAGCCGATCATGTACGCCTCCTCTGGCGAGAAGCTCGAAGACTTCGATGTTTTCCACCCAGAGCGCATGGCCAGCCGCATCCTCGGCATGGGCGATATGCTCTCGCTCATCGAGCAGGCCGAGGCCACCTTAGATCAGGAAAAGGCCCAGGCTGCTGCCACCAAGATTTCTTCGGGCGAGATGACCCTGAATGACTTCTTGGATCAGATGCTGATGATCCGCAAGATGGGTCCTATCGGCAACCTTCTGAAGATGATGCCCGGCGGCAAGCAGATGAACGACATGGCCGCCATGGTCGACGAAAAGCAGCTCGACCGCATCCAGGCCATTATCCGCGGTATGACCCCTGCGGAGCGCGAGAACCCGAAGATTCTCAATGCTTCCCGACGCAAGCGCATCGCCAACGGCTCCGGCGTCACCGTCTCCGATGTCAACCAGCTCATCGAGCGCTTCAACGAAGCCAAGAAGATGATGTCCAAGATGGCCGGCCAATTCGGCATGGGTGGTGGCCGCAAGGCGACCAAGAAGAAGCCTAAAGGTCGCAAGGGCAAAAACGGCAAGCGCAAGAAGGGCAAGGGCCGCGGCGGTAACCGCGGACCACAAATGCCCGGCGGCGGCATGCCAGGTATGCCAGGAGGCATGCCGGGGATGCCAGGCGGTATGCCATCCATGGAAGATCTACAGAAGATGCAGCAGCAAATGGGCGGTGGCGGCGGAATGCCGGGCATGCCAGGCGGCATGAAGATGCCTCCGGGTATGGAGAACATCGACCTGGATAACCTGAACTTCGGTAAGGGTAAGAAGTAA